In Sphingomonas sp. G-3-2-10, a single window of DNA contains:
- a CDS encoding phytoene desaturase: protein MRRAIVIGAGFGGLALAIRLQSAGVDTVLIEGRDKPGGRGYYWERDGFTFDAGPTVITAPDTLRELWRLSGRDIGEDVKLVPVSPFYRLSWPDGTVFDYTNDDVKLRGELARLAPHDIEGYRRFLGYSAGVYEDGYVKLGQVAFLDFMSMVKAAPALVRNQAWRSVYSIVSSYVKNEKLREALSFHTLLIGGNPMKSSAIYALIHKLERDGGVWWAMGGTNRLIAGMVALFERLGGVVKLGDPVTAIDTLGDRVTGVRTKSGAVYEADAVASNADVVHSYRDLLKGSRSAQRTAAKVERKRFSPSLFVLHLGLKGSFPDIPHHSILFGPRYKGLLEDIYDSGVLSEDFSIYLHHPTATDPAMAPEGHSTMYALVPVPHLGKFPADWNQVAPVLEQRILDVLAKRVAPDIRERIVTQFSFAPPDFKSELNAHLGSAFSLEPILTQSAWFRTHNRDDAISNLYFVGAGTHPGAGIPGVVGSAKATADLMLGELK, encoded by the coding sequence GTGAGGCGTGCGATTGTCATCGGTGCGGGATTCGGCGGGCTGGCGCTCGCGATCCGGCTGCAATCGGCGGGCGTCGATACCGTGCTGATCGAGGGCCGGGACAAGCCGGGCGGGCGCGGATACTATTGGGAGCGCGACGGCTTCACCTTCGATGCCGGGCCGACGGTGATCACCGCGCCGGATACGCTGCGCGAGCTGTGGCGTCTGTCGGGCCGCGACATCGGCGAGGATGTGAAGCTGGTGCCGGTTTCGCCCTTCTATCGCCTCAGCTGGCCGGACGGGACGGTGTTCGATTACACCAACGACGATGTGAAGCTGCGCGGCGAACTGGCGCGGCTCGCGCCGCACGATATCGAGGGCTATCGCCGCTTCCTCGGCTATTCGGCGGGCGTCTATGAGGACGGCTATGTCAAGCTGGGGCAGGTGGCGTTCCTCGACTTCATGTCGATGGTGAAGGCCGCGCCGGCGCTGGTGCGCAACCAGGCGTGGCGATCGGTCTATTCGATCGTGTCCAGTTACGTGAAGAACGAGAAGCTGCGCGAGGCGCTGAGCTTTCACACGCTGCTGATCGGCGGCAATCCGATGAAATCCTCGGCCATCTATGCGCTGATCCACAAGCTGGAGCGCGATGGCGGCGTGTGGTGGGCGATGGGCGGCACCAACCGGCTGATCGCAGGCATGGTCGCGCTGTTCGAGCGGCTGGGCGGCGTGGTGAAGCTGGGCGATCCGGTGACCGCGATCGATACGCTGGGCGACCGGGTGACGGGCGTGCGGACGAAGAGCGGCGCGGTGTATGAAGCCGATGCGGTGGCGAGCAACGCCGATGTGGTCCACAGCTATCGCGACCTGCTGAAGGGATCGCGCAGCGCGCAACGGACCGCGGCGAAGGTCGAGCGCAAGCGCTTCTCGCCCTCCTTGTTCGTGCTGCACCTGGGGCTGAAGGGGAGCTTCCCCGACATTCCGCACCATTCGATCCTGTTCGGGCCGCGCTACAAGGGGCTGCTCGAGGATATTTACGATTCCGGCGTGTTGAGCGAGGATTTCTCGATCTATCTCCACCATCCGACCGCGACCGATCCGGCGATGGCGCCCGAGGGGCATTCGACGATGTACGCGCTGGTGCCGGTGCCGCATCTGGGCAAGTTCCCCGCGGACTGGAACCAGGTCGCGCCGGTGCTGGAGCAGCGCATCCTCGACGTGCTGGCCAAGCGGGTGGCGCCCGATATCCGCGAGCGGATCGTGACGCAGTTCAGCTTCGCGCCGCCCGATTTCAAGAGCGAGCTCAACGCGCATCTCGGCTCGGCCTTCAGCCTCGAGCCGATCCTGACCCAGAGCGCGTGGTTCCGGACGCACAATCGCGACGACGCGATCTCGAACCTGTATTTCGTGGGTGCGGGAACGCATCCCGGCGCCGGTATTCCCGGCGTGGTCGGCAGCGCCAAGGCGACGGCCGATTTGATGCTTGGAGAATTAAAGTGA
- the crtY gene encoding lycopene beta-cyclase CrtY codes for MPSIHHCDVAIVGGGLAGALIALGLAKKRPDCTVRVIEGGPRIGGNHLWSFFGSDVSAADRWLVAPLVSYGWSQYDVAFPAHERTLRSPYYSIESERLDAVMRETLPPEALMTKRKVLAASSKAVVLADGDRVEAGGVIDCRGPADLGLLELGWQKFLGREFRLHEAHDVARPMVMDATVEQIDGYRFMYALPFAATRLFLEDTYYSDDHVPDIEAMKGRIDDYVAARGWQVERVQREEAGSIAVVLGGDFDAYWQSGGNKVAKAGIRAGLFHPLTSYSLPDAVRTAALVAKAGDLSGNALHDLLYRHAKRTWKARGFYRMLAAMLFHAAEPDQRYRVLERFYRLDPKLIARFYAGQSTHFDRLRVLSGKPPVPIGRAVAAIRRNAK; via the coding sequence ATGCCATCCATTCACCATTGCGACGTTGCGATCGTAGGCGGTGGACTCGCGGGCGCGCTGATCGCGCTGGGGCTGGCGAAGAAGCGGCCCGATTGCACCGTGCGGGTGATCGAAGGCGGGCCGCGGATCGGGGGCAATCATCTCTGGTCGTTCTTCGGCAGCGACGTGTCGGCGGCGGACCGCTGGCTGGTCGCGCCGCTCGTCTCCTATGGCTGGTCGCAGTACGACGTGGCCTTTCCCGCGCACGAGCGGACGCTGCGTTCGCCCTATTATTCGATCGAGTCCGAGCGGCTCGACGCGGTGATGCGCGAGACGCTGCCGCCCGAAGCGCTGATGACGAAGCGCAAGGTGCTGGCGGCGAGCAGCAAGGCGGTGGTGCTGGCGGATGGCGACCGGGTCGAGGCCGGGGGGGTGATCGATTGCCGGGGGCCGGCGGATCTGGGGCTGCTGGAGTTGGGCTGGCAGAAATTCCTTGGCCGCGAATTCCGGCTGCACGAGGCGCACGACGTCGCCCGGCCGATGGTGATGGATGCGACCGTCGAGCAGATCGACGGCTATCGCTTCATGTACGCGCTGCCCTTTGCCGCGACGCGGCTGTTCCTCGAGGATACCTATTACAGCGACGATCATGTGCCCGACATCGAAGCGATGAAAGGGCGGATCGACGATTATGTCGCGGCGCGCGGCTGGCAGGTCGAGCGGGTGCAGCGCGAGGAAGCCGGGTCGATCGCAGTGGTGTTGGGCGGCGATTTCGACGCCTATTGGCAATCGGGCGGCAACAAGGTGGCCAAGGCGGGGATTCGCGCCGGGCTGTTCCACCCGCTGACCAGCTACTCGCTGCCCGACGCGGTGCGCACTGCGGCTTTGGTGGCGAAGGCCGGGGACCTGAGCGGCAACGCGCTGCACGACCTGCTCTATCGCCATGCGAAGCGGACGTGGAAGGCGCGCGGATTCTACCGGATGCTGGCGGCGATGCTGTTTCACGCGGCCGAGCCGGATCAGCGCTATCGCGTGCTCGAACGCTTCTATAGGCTCGACCCGAAGCTGATCGCGCGATTCTATGCGGGACAGTCGACCCATTTCGACCGGCTGCGCGTATTGAGCGGAAAACCGCCGGTGCCGATCGGCCGCGCGGTCGCAGCGATACGAAGGAATGCGAAGTGA
- a CDS encoding glutathione binding-like protein, which translates to MKLYFKPFACSLAARIALEEAELDAEFIEVPADGRLPDGRHFTALSPMGYVPAIETPGGFVLSEGPAVLTYIAELAPEGALSFTNFSDAHYRMLAWLNFVSTELHKAVFMPLLGYASDAEREAAKARAGKPLGVLERQLAGREFLEDHFTVADAYLLAVLNWCEHAGVAIADYPALKAYRAKLRSRPSVARAMAQEWPLLKAA; encoded by the coding sequence GTGAAGTTGTATTTCAAGCCCTTCGCCTGCTCGCTGGCCGCGCGGATCGCGCTGGAGGAAGCCGAGCTCGACGCCGAATTCATCGAAGTGCCCGCCGATGGCCGCTTGCCCGACGGACGCCATTTCACTGCGCTGAGCCCGATGGGCTATGTGCCCGCGATCGAAACGCCGGGCGGGTTCGTGCTGAGCGAGGGGCCGGCGGTGCTGACCTATATCGCCGAGCTGGCGCCCGAAGGCGCGCTGTCCTTCACCAATTTCTCCGACGCGCATTACCGCATGCTGGCATGGCTGAACTTCGTGTCGACCGAGCTGCACAAGGCGGTGTTCATGCCGCTGCTGGGCTATGCGAGCGACGCCGAGCGCGAGGCGGCGAAGGCGCGGGCGGGCAAGCCGCTCGGCGTGCTGGAGCGGCAGCTGGCGGGCCGCGAGTTCCTCGAGGATCACTTCACCGTGGCCGATGCCTATCTGCTCGCGGTGCTCAACTGGTGTGAACATGCCGGAGTGGCGATCGCCGACTATCCCGCGCTGAAAGCCTATCGCGCGAAGCTGCGCAGCCGCCCCTCGGTGGCGCGGGCGATGGCGCAGGAATGGCCGCTGCTGAAGGCGGCGTAA
- a CDS encoding TetR/AcrR family transcriptional regulator — protein MQNRTEISKKPRGRPRAFDRDEALQAAASRFRTRGFSGTSLDELSQATGVNRPSLAAAFGDKRDMYLASLERTYAWLEQSFAGLIDAKLPLRETLERMFRYTINVYLGGEEGPSGCIALNTAVVEAVVDPEIRAMLARVLDLEDRAIGALMVQAGSPTPQAHAHLVTSVIQALSIRARTGRPREEMEAIAASCVDLVAGPR, from the coding sequence ATGCAGAATCGCACAGAAATATCGAAAAAGCCGCGCGGCCGTCCGCGCGCCTTCGATCGCGACGAAGCGTTGCAGGCAGCGGCATCGCGGTTCCGCACCCGTGGGTTTTCAGGGACGTCGCTCGACGAATTGTCGCAGGCGACCGGCGTCAACCGCCCCAGCCTCGCCGCGGCGTTCGGCGACAAGCGCGACATGTACCTGGCCTCCCTCGAACGCACCTATGCATGGCTCGAACAGAGTTTCGCCGGGCTGATCGACGCGAAATTGCCCTTGCGCGAGACGCTCGAACGCATGTTCCGCTACACGATCAACGTCTATCTCGGCGGCGAGGAAGGCCCCTCGGGCTGCATCGCGCTCAACACCGCCGTGGTCGAAGCCGTGGTCGATCCCGAGATCCGCGCGATGCTCGCCCGCGTCCTCGATCTCGAAGACCGCGCGATCGGCGCGCTGATGGTCCAGGCCGGCAGCCCCACCCCACAAGCCCATGCCCATCTGGTCACCTCGGTCATCCAGGCGCTGAGCATCCGCGCCCGCACCGGCCGCCCGCGCGAAGAGATGGAAGCGATCGCGGCAAGCTGCGTCGATCTGGTGGCGGGTCCGAGATAA